One Campylobacter massiliensis DNA window includes the following coding sequences:
- a CDS encoding tetratricopeptide repeat protein: MRGNKAILKFILAALLVCFATAEDGFDENLYVIKALLAVENARHDEATELYEQLYEKTKNTDYLKEALRLAFFSKNVNFKSILALSQKVLKDDVDVLRIQGANLMSENKLDEAAKIMQELVKKEDVSKNHVMLSAVYSMQNDNKAALGELERAYELDRSVENLLRIVDLLYNKMNDKKEAIRHLESSRRIDGCEVETCTALVDIYAQDGRYSDMIDVYEGLFEATKEKIYLEKALGVYVYQKNYDSAIKFLQKYSYNDDALMDLYAATGDFAKAYKKAQEAFDKSFNLEYQAKMAIYQYERDTNKQTKKIDKDSLKQVINNFEKSAVKLNNALYLNYYGYLLIDHDIDAKKGIDLVNKALELEPGSVFYLDSLAWGYYKLGECKKADEIMQQVLHDEEFVNSPEGKEHINAIKGCLKNGKK; the protein is encoded by the coding sequence ATGCGCGGGAATAAGGCGATTTTAAAATTTATATTGGCGGCTTTGCTTGTTTGTTTTGCTACTGCCGAAGACGGTTTTGACGAGAATTTATACGTTATCAAGGCGCTTTTAGCGGTAGAAAACGCCAGACACGACGAGGCGACCGAGCTTTACGAGCAGCTTTACGAAAAGACCAAAAACACGGACTATCTAAAAGAAGCGCTTAGACTCGCGTTTTTTTCTAAAAACGTAAATTTTAAAAGCATTTTAGCGCTCAGCCAAAAGGTGCTAAAAGACGACGTGGACGTGCTTCGTATACAGGGCGCAAATTTGATGAGCGAAAACAAACTAGACGAAGCGGCAAAGATAATGCAAGAGCTCGTCAAAAAAGAGGACGTTTCTAAAAACCACGTCATGCTCTCTGCCGTCTACTCGATGCAAAACGACAACAAAGCCGCTCTAGGCGAGCTCGAGCGTGCATACGAGCTAGATAGGAGCGTGGAAAATCTACTGCGAATAGTCGATCTTTTATACAATAAAATGAACGACAAAAAAGAGGCGATTAGGCATCTGGAGAGCTCGCGCCGTATCGACGGCTGCGAGGTCGAGACCTGCACGGCGCTAGTTGATATCTATGCACAGGACGGCCGCTACTCAGATATGATCGATGTTTACGAGGGGCTTTTTGAAGCAACGAAAGAAAAAATCTATCTCGAAAAAGCGCTTGGCGTCTACGTCTATCAAAAAAACTACGACAGTGCGATCAAATTTTTGCAAAAATACTCCTACAACGACGACGCTTTGATGGATCTTTACGCTGCGACGGGGGATTTTGCTAAGGCTTATAAAAAGGCGCAGGAGGCCTTTGATAAGAGCTTTAACCTCGAATATCAAGCCAAGATGGCGATATATCAGTACGAAAGAGACACAAACAAACAAACCAAAAAGATAGATAAAGATAGCCTAAAGCAAGTCATAAATAACTTTGAAAAATCAGCCGTAAAGCTAAATAACGCGTTATATCTAAACTACTACGGCTACCTACTCATCGACCACGATATAGACGCGAAAAAGGGGATAGATCTGGTAAATAAAGCCCTCGAGCTAGAGCCGGGGTCGGTATTTTATCTAGACTCGCTAGCGTGGGGATACTATAAGCTAGGCGAGTGCAAAAAGGCCGACGAGATAATGCAACAAGTCCTGCACGACGAGGAATTTGTAAATTCGCCCGAAGGCAAAGAGCACATAAACGCTATCAAAGGGTGCTTAAAAAATGGTAAAAAATGA
- a CDS encoding YkgJ family cysteine cluster protein: MSLLRQSGFGYEFDASKCERCGGKCCTGESGYIWISSAEISALAEHLKINENEFRSRFLDKFGYKFSLKEKPYEGGFACVFFDETAKNCSVYDFRPSQCRTFPFWDYFKDKINELEKECAGIRRF; this comes from the coding sequence GTGAGTTTGCTAAGACAAAGCGGCTTTGGTTATGAATTTGACGCTAGCAAGTGCGAGCGGTGCGGCGGCAAGTGCTGCACTGGCGAGAGCGGCTATATATGGATAAGTTCGGCGGAAATTTCGGCACTAGCGGAACATTTAAAAATAAACGAGAACGAGTTTAGATCGCGATTTTTAGATAAATTCGGATATAAATTTAGCCTCAAAGAAAAGCCCTATGAGGGCGGATTTGCGTGCGTATTTTTTGACGAAACGGCAAAAAACTGCTCGGTTTACGACTTTCGCCCGAGCCAGTGCCGCACCTTTCCGTTTTGGGACTATTTTAAGGATAAAATCAATGAATTGGAGAAAGAATGCGCGGGAATAAGGCGATTTTAA
- a CDS encoding tRNA1(Val) (adenine(37)-N6)-methyltransferase, with protein MIITQPKNGYRYNSDTMFLYDFIREGGVRGEVLEVGCGSGVLGLLLKRDFPKISLSLLDILEANVNLAAANASQNSLEADFITADFAKFKSEKRYDLIVSNPPFYHDGAKKSENEHLRTARYSENLPLSELVGRANSLLKPRGVFSFCYDAKRLAEILLCLSEFKFTLTRLCFVHPKADGAANLALIEAKKSSKSLAQILPPIVVFEGGVYSKKAAEIFAAANTQSKDALE; from the coding sequence ATGATAATCACTCAGCCCAAAAACGGCTACCGCTACAACAGCGATACGATGTTTTTGTACGACTTTATCCGTGAGGGCGGAGTGCGCGGCGAGGTGCTAGAGGTCGGCTGCGGTAGCGGGGTTTTGGGACTGCTTTTAAAGCGTGATTTTCCTAAAATTTCGCTTAGCTTGCTTGATATTTTAGAAGCTAACGTAAATTTAGCCGCCGCAAACGCTAGCCAAAACAGCCTTGAAGCTGACTTTATAACGGCTGATTTTGCTAAATTTAAGAGCGAAAAAAGATATGATCTCATCGTCTCAAACCCGCCTTTTTACCACGACGGTGCAAAAAAAAGCGAGAATGAACATCTTCGCACCGCCAGATACAGCGAAAATTTGCCCCTTAGCGAGCTTGTAGGTAGGGCAAATTCGCTCCTAAAGCCGCGCGGAGTTTTTAGTTTTTGCTACGACGCTAAGCGCCTAGCTGAAATTTTACTTTGTTTGAGCGAGTTTAAATTTACGCTTACTAGGCTTTGCTTTGTGCATCCAAAAGCAGACGGCGCGGCAAATTTGGCGCTAATCGAAGCTAAAAAAAGCTCAAAATCCTTAGCTCAAATTTTGCCTCCGATTGTTGTTTTTGAAGGCGGAGTTTATAGCAAAAAAGCGGCTGAAATTTTTGCCGCGGCAAATACGCAAAGTAAGGATGCGCTAGAGTGA